One window of Ziziphus jujuba cultivar Dongzao chromosome 5, ASM3175591v1 genomic DNA carries:
- the LOC107429540 gene encoding uncharacterized protein LOC107429540 — protein sequence MKGGAGAGSSSSSSSSSSWRERESESKVNLMKQIRSHEVALAELNALSSSRAVYQKDGNIFFRTTIQKAVTSEQKQLDLSKAMLEKLNSP from the exons ATGAAAGGGGGTGCGGGAGCAGgttcgtcttcttcttcgtcttcgtcTTCGTCttggagggagagagagagcgaaAGCAAAGTGAATCTGATGAAGCAGATTCGAAGCCACGAGGTTGCGTTAGCCGAGCTCAATGCTCTTTCTTCCTCTCGG GCTGTGTATCAGAAGGATGGGAACATATTTTTCCGTACAACAATCCAAAAGGCAGTGACATCTGAACAAA AACAACTTGATTTGTCAAAAGCTATGCTAGAAAAGCTGAACTCTCCTTGA
- the LOC107429531 gene encoding uncharacterized protein LOC107429531 isoform X1: MTLGSFSFPILFLPGKQWRQKQIRIITDKVFDRFANHSGRANLGFEDLYIAVLLVYNDINKRLPGPHFDPPTKEQVRAMLQDCDINLDGEIDREEFVRFIAQLTSDTIIVVSQGLIITLVVAPTVAMATKRATEGVPGVGKVVQRLPNSIYASLVTLAVVLFQKSFRELE; this comes from the exons ATGACTTTGGGGTCCTTTTCCTTTCCTATACTTTTCCTTCCAGGTAAGCAATGGAGACAGAAGCAAATAAGGATCATAACAGATAAGGTTTTCGATCGCTTTGCAAATCATTCAGGAAGGGCTAATTTGGGATTTGAAGATTTATATATTGCCGTCCTGCTTGTGTACAA tGATATCAATAAACGTTTGCCTGGCCCGCATTTTGATCCGCCCACCAAAGAACAAGTCAGAGCTATGCTTCAG GACTGTGATATCAATCTTGATGGAGAAATTGACCGTGAAGAATTTGTGAGGTTCATCGCGCAGCTTACATCTGACACTATCATTGTTGTTAGTCAAGGATTGATCATCACTTTGGTTGTAGCACCAACAGTTGCAATGGCTACAAAGAGGGCTACTGAAGGAGTCCCTGGTGTTGGGAAGGTCGTCCAAAGGTTGCCCAATTCAATTTATGCATCCCTTGTCACTCTTGCGGTTGTCTTGTTCCAGAAATCATTCCGGGAGCTGGAATAA
- the LOC107429531 gene encoding uncharacterized protein LOC107429531 isoform X2: protein MGQVLDRFQGKQWRQKQIRIITDKVFDRFANHSGRANLGFEDLYIAVLLVYNDINKRLPGPHFDPPTKEQVRAMLQDCDINLDGEIDREEFVRFIAQLTSDTIIVVSQGLIITLVVAPTVAMATKRATEGVPGVGKVVQRLPNSIYASLVTLAVVLFQKSFRELE from the exons ATGGGACAAGTCTTGGATAGATTTCAGG GTAAGCAATGGAGACAGAAGCAAATAAGGATCATAACAGATAAGGTTTTCGATCGCTTTGCAAATCATTCAGGAAGGGCTAATTTGGGATTTGAAGATTTATATATTGCCGTCCTGCTTGTGTACAA tGATATCAATAAACGTTTGCCTGGCCCGCATTTTGATCCGCCCACCAAAGAACAAGTCAGAGCTATGCTTCAG GACTGTGATATCAATCTTGATGGAGAAATTGACCGTGAAGAATTTGTGAGGTTCATCGCGCAGCTTACATCTGACACTATCATTGTTGTTAGTCAAGGATTGATCATCACTTTGGTTGTAGCACCAACAGTTGCAATGGCTACAAAGAGGGCTACTGAAGGAGTCCCTGGTGTTGGGAAGGTCGTCCAAAGGTTGCCCAATTCAATTTATGCATCCCTTGTCACTCTTGCGGTTGTCTTGTTCCAGAAATCATTCCGGGAGCTGGAATAA
- the LOC107429625 gene encoding psbQ-like protein 3, chloroplastic, which yields MELRWFVLQPTLTRLSPGFTTSLRHTDKPKTQRAFQFSTGINRRRAAMIASLLLAREAVLKQEVAYGLDLRLIAPDQSIQEAESGIRGHARALLQVKALIDSESWVEAQKALRKSSALLKQDVYTIIQNKPATERPQLRKLYSDLFNNVSRLDYAARDGDESSVLRCYENIVVALSDILSRI from the exons ATGGAATTAAGATGGTTTGTATTGCAGCCAACTCTAACACGCCTCTCTCCTGGTTTCACCACCTCTCTTCGGCATACAGACAAGCCCAAGACCCAGCGGGCTTTCCAATTCAGTACCGGTATCAATCGAAGAAGAGCAGCGATGATAGCCTCACTGCTTTTGGCAAGAGAAGCTGTGCTCAAACAAGAAGTTGCATATGGGTTGGACTTGAGGCTCATAGCACCAGACCAGTCAATCCAAGAGGCAGAGAGTGGAATCAGAGGGCATGCAAGAGCTTTGTTACAAGTAAAAGCTCTGATAGACTCAGAGTCATGGGTGGAAGCACAGAAGGCTTTGAGGAAAAGCTCAGCGCTACTGAAACAGGATGTCTATACCATCATTCAAAACAAACCTGCAACTGAGAGGCCACAACTCAGGAAGCTCTACTCTGACCTCTTCAACAATGTCTCTAGA CTAGACTATGCAGCAAGGGATGGAGATGAATCAAGTGTGTTAAGGTGCTATGAGAACATTGTGGTGGCTCTCAGTGACATTTTATCTAGAATATGA
- the LOC107429615 gene encoding protein TIC 40, chloroplastic: MVTMALALPHSLSSPRFLQPQRKPSQAPNPTLPPTATRCSANNRNSSPLIFLKHRDSRSTVSPFQGKLVLQRFASISSSNSQQTSTVGVNPQLSVPPPPSQIGTPLFWIGVGVGLSALFSWVATRLKNYAMQQAFKTLMGQMNTQNNQFNNAAFAPGSPFPFPSSASGPTTSSSPATSQPSVTVDVPATKVEAATTTHMKDETDVKKEPKKIAFVDVSPEETEQKSPFESSLKDVTETSPSNDGRTAQEVSQNGAAFKQFAGSSQESQSTGKAPGLSVEALEKMMEDPTVQKMVYPYLPEEMRNPATFKWMLQNPEYRQQLEDMLNNMSGSSEWDNRMMDSLKNFDLSSPEVKQQFDQIGLTPEEVISKIMANPEVAMAFQNPRVQAAIMDCSQNPMSITKYQNDKEVMDVFNKISELFPGVRGSP, translated from the exons ATGGTGACAATGGCTCTGGCTCTTCCTCATTCACTTTCTTCTCCACGTTTTCTTCAACCCCAACGGAAGCCCTCACAGGCTCCCAATCCCACCCTCCCTCCAACTGCAACTCGATGCTCCGCCAACAATCGGAATTCGTCTCctcttatttttcttaaacaTAGAGACTCTCGCTCCACCGTCTCCCCCTTTCAAG GGAAGTTAGTACTGCAACGTTTTGCAAGCATTTCTTCTTCGAACAGTCAACAAACCTCTACGGTTGGTGTCAACCCACAACTTTCAGTGCCTCCCCCTCCATCAcagat AGGGACGCCGCTTTTCTGGATTGGGGTTGGTGTTGGGCTTTCAGCACTATTTTCTTGG GTTGCAACAAGATTAAAG AACTATGCCATGCAACAAGCTTTTAAGACTTTGATGGGCCAAATGAATACACAAAATAATCAATTCAATAATGCTGCATTTGCTCCGGGGTCACCCTTTCCATTCCCATCGTCAGCATCAGGGCCTACTACCTCATCTTCTCCAGCCACTTCTCAACCATCAGTTACAGTGGATGTGCCTGCAACAAAAGTAGAAGCTGCAACAACCACTCATATGAAAGATGAAACAGATGTAAAGAAAGAACCTAAGAAGattg CTTTTGTGGATGTTTCACCAGAAGAAACTGAACAAAAGAGTCCTTTTGAGAGCAGTTTAAAGGATGTGACTGAAACGAGTCCATCCAATGATGGTCGCACAGCCCAGGAG GTCTCTCAAAATGGAGCTGCTTTTAAGCAGTTTGCAGGTTCTTCCCAGGAGTCCCAATCGACTG GAAAAGCTCCTGGCTTATCAGTAGAAGCGTTGGAGAAAATGATGGAAGACCCAACAGTGCAAAAGATGGTTTACCC CTATTTGCCTGAGGAGATGAGGAATCCTGCTACCTTCAAAT GGATGCTACAAAATCCAGAATACCGTCAACAACTTGAAGACATGTT AAATAATATGAGTGGGAGCAGTGAATGGGACAACCGTATGATGGATTCATTGAAAAATTTCGATCTCAGCAGTCCAGAGGTTAAGCAGCAGTTCG ACCAAATTGGGCTTACACCTGAGGAGGTCATATCAAAAATTATGGCCAATCCTGAAGTCGCCATGGCATTTCAAAACCCAAGAGTTCAAGCAGCCATCATGGAT TGTTCCCAGAACCCAATGAGCatcacaaaatatcaaaatgacaAGGAG GTTATGGATGTTTTCAATAAGATATCAGAACTCTTCCCTGGAGTGAGAGGCTCACCTTGA
- the LOC107428782 gene encoding aspartic proteinase CDR1, producing MLQKNKINWKVISFLDIYKYREKDRKRREAIESIIVMMGGELVWCAALIMVALVSSAIVVVGAAESEIDGMILRVDVIHRDSTMSPMYSPSQTHWQRVTNALQRSNHHRHHHRIMSSIKSSSSPSSSEEAAAEAGVLYGKGEYLMNISIGTPPVRVIGIIDTGSDLVWTQCKPCLNCFPQKDPLFDPSSSSTNRVLSCDSKPCKFIREDTSCSSSPAGKFCNYTYTYGDGSFTTGNLSTDTLTLRLQQQAGSTSTSISFPNIIFGCGHHNEGVFGGIESGIVGLGRGPLSLVSQMASSSSAVDGKKFSYCLVNPLSSRSNSSSKMVFGENPMLSGPEVLSTPLLTNASETYYYLQVEAISVGHKKFDFQYSNNNSNSSFKGNILIDSGTTYTFMPPELYKGMDSAIRRAIKLEVAEDPTNVSSLCFRTKSDIIVDDASTVTFHFKGADVKLSSSNTFLRVQQDIVCFAFIPVDDIAIYGNIAQMDYLIGYDLDKELLYFKPTDCTSH from the coding sequence ATGCTGCaaaagaacaaaattaattGGAAAGTGATCAGTTTccttgatatatataaatatagagagAAAGACAGAAAGAGAAGAGAGGCGATCGAATCGATTATTGTGATGATGGGGGGAGAGTTAGTATGGTGTGCAGCATTAATAATGGTGGCGTTAGTGTCATCAGCTATTGTTGTGGTGGGTGCGGCAGAAAGTGAAATAGATGGAATGATATTGAGGGTGGATGTGATCCACCGTGATTCCACCATGTCTCCCATGTATTCTCCCTCGCAAACGCACTGGCAACGCGTAACCAATGCTCTCCAACGCTCAAACCACCACCGCCACCACCATCGTATAATGAGCAGCATCAAGTCGTCGTCGTCGCCATCATCATCAGAAGAAGCAGCAGCAGAAGCCGGTGTATTGTACGGAAAAGGAGAATATCTGATGAATATATCAATCGGCACGCCACCAGTGAGAGTGATTGGAATTATTGACACAGGGAGTGATCTTGTATGGACTCAATGCAAGCCCTGCCTTAATTGCTTCCCTCAGAAAGACCCTCTCTTtgatccttcttcttcctccaccAACAGGGTTCTTTCCTGCGATTCCAAACCCTGCAAATTCATCAGGGAGGACACCTCATGTTCTTCTTCCCCTGCTGGGAAGTTTTGCAATTATACTTACACTTATGGAGATGGGTCTTTCACTACTGGAAACCTTTCCACCGATACACTCACCCTGCGGCTGCAGCAGCAGGCCGGTTCAACATCAACATCCATCTCTTTTCCCAACATCATATTCGGGTGCGGACACCATAATGAAGGGGTCTTTGGAGGAATCGAATCCGGAATTGTTGGACTGGGAAGAGGGCCTTTATCTCTTGTTTCTCAAATGGCCTCTTCTTCGTCTGCCGTGGATGGAAAAAAGTTCTCGTATTGCTTGGTGAATCCATTATCTTCCAGGTCCAACAGTTCCAGCAAAATGGTTTTTGGTGAAAACCCAATGCTTTCAGGCCCTGAGGTGCTGTCTACTCCTTTACTCACAAACGCTTCAGAGACCTATTACTACCTTCAAGTTGAAGCTATTAGCGTGGGACACAAGAAATTCgatttccaatattccaataaCAATTCTAATTCTTCTTTCAAGGGCAACATTCTGATCGACTCCGGTACAACCTACACCTTCATGCCTCCGGAGTTATACAAGGGCATGGATTCGGCAATCAGAAGAGCGATCAAGTTGGAGGTGGCAGAGGATCCTACTAACGTCTCAAGTCTTTGTTTCAGGACCAAATCCGATATTATTGTGGATGATGCATCCACTGTCACTTTCCATTTCAAAGGTGCAGATGTGAAGCTAAGCTCCTCCAACACCTTCTTAAGGGTTCAACAAGACATTGTCTGCTTCGCATTTATCCCGGTCGACGATATTGCCATCTATGGTAATATTGCACAGATGGACTACTTAATCGGATACGACCTTGACAAGGAACTCCTCTACTTCAAGCCAACTGATTGTACCTCTCATTAG
- the LOC107428774 gene encoding aspartic proteinase CDR1, with protein sequence MATLLLYRGCVLLLLFINVCVSNTKILMSKAEEEAVEGFSVELIHRDSPKSPFYDPSLTPAQRISNAARRSADRAKRLVKRPNAAEGNIVANGGEYLLEYWLGTPKVKILGIADTGSDLIWTQCTPCSECYNQTAPLFDPSKSTSFNQLPCGSDSCVAVQGTSCGDNSHCQYQARYGDGSFTNGDVATETLTLGSTTESPVALRNATIGCGHNNDGTFDERGSGIVGLGGGFASLITQLGPSIGGKFSYCLLPLSNTEESSKLNFGSNAVVSGSGAVSTPLVDGETDTFYFLTLEAVSVGNNRIEFSSAGQQVGGNIIIDSGTTLTLLPTDFYSRVEDAVVEAVSAAERIGSPVSGLSLCYAASSPAALQAPPLTVHFDGADVKLSANNTFVLASDNEVCFTFASSQNLAIYGNLAQMDFLVGYDRQAKTVSFKPTNCANQ encoded by the coding sequence ATGGCAACCTTGTTGTTGTACCGGGGGTGtgtgttgctgttgttgtttattaatgttTGTGTGTCAAACACAAAAATATTGATGTcaaaagcagaagaagaagctgTGGAGGGGTTCAGTGTGGAGCTAATCCACCGTGACTCCCCCAAGTCTCCATTCTACGACCCCTCCCTGACTCCCGCACAGCGCATCAGCAATGCGGCTCGGCGCTCCGCAGACCGAGCGAAGCGGCTGGTGAAGCGGCCGAATGCAGCGGAAGGCAATATAGTGGCCAACGGCGGAGAATATCTGTTGGAGTATTGGCTTGGCACTCCAAAAGTCAAAATCTTAGGGATTGCGGACACCGGCAGCGATCTGATATGGACGCAGTGCACCCCCTGCAGTGAGTGTTACAACCAAACCGCCCCTCTTTTCGACCCTTCCAAATCCACTTCCTTCAACCAGCTTCCCTGCGGCTCCGACTCCTGCGTCGCCGTGCAGGGAACCTCCTGCGGTGATAATTCGCACTGTCAGTACCAGGCCCGCTACGGCGATGGTTCCTTCACCAACGGAGACGTGGCCACCGAGACTCTGACTCTGGGCTCCACCACAGAATCCCCCGTGGCCCTCCGCAATGCAACCATCGGCTGCGGCCACAACAACGACGGCACTTTCGACGAGCGCGGCTCAGGAATCGTGGGTCTTGGGGGAGGATTTGCGTCCCTCATCACCCAACTGGGGCCCTCCATCGGCGGGAAATTCTCCTACTGCTTGCTTCCTTTATCCAACACGGAGGAGTCCAGCAAGTTGAATTTCGGAAGCAATGCCGTGGTTTCAGGATCGGGTGCGGTTTCTACACCCTTGGTTGATGGCGAGACGGACACTTTTTACTTCCTAACTCTGGAAGCCGTGAGCGTGGGGAACAACAGGATTGAGTTCAGTAGTGCAGGGCAGCAGGTGGGTGGCAACATTATTATCGATTCTGGGACGACTCTCACCCTTCTGCCAACGGACTTTTACTCCCGCGTGGAAGATGCGGTGGTAGAGGCTGTCAGCGCTGCGGAGCGCATAGGCAGCCCTGTATCTGGGCTGAGTCTCTGCTATGCTGCCAGTTCCCCTGCGGCACTCCAAGCTCCCCCTTTGACAGTGCATTTCGATGGTGCCGACGTCAAGTTGAGTGCCAATAACACATTTGTTCTGGCCTCCGATAATGAGGTTTGCTTTACGTTCGCTTCTTCCCAGAATTTGGCTATCTATGGCAACTTGGCTCAGATGGACTTCCTTGTTGGCTATGATCGTCAGGCCAAGACGGTGTCCTTTAAGCCTACCAACTGTGCCAACCAGTAG